The genomic stretch GCTCCTCGACCGGAATCTTGGCCGCCTCTGGCTTCGCGGCTTCGGCCGCGTCGGCCGGTTTGGTCGGCGCGACGGCCACGGGCGGGGCACTCGGGGCCGGCGTCTTGTCGACGGTCTTTGGTTGGTCACAGGCCCCGACGAGAACCGCGCAAAGCCCGCACAAGAGGAATCGTCCTTTGCGCATAGACGAAATATTACGACATCTGAGACAGGCTTAGTTCAGGGGCTCGCGTTTCAGACGCGTGTCCTTCTCAAAGTCGGTCACTCTATCGTCTAGTTCCCGAGCCATCGGCATCGTCTTGGCGCGGGCCCGGCGGGAGTCGTCGTCGAGGTGGAGCGACGCCAGGGCTTCTGCTTTCGTCACGGCGTTGAGGAGGGGTTGAGGCATTCGCTCCCGGAGGTTGTCCCGAGTCGTGCCGTGGGGCGCCCCGACGCCTAAGCGAAACCGCTCGTATGCGTCTTCCAGGGCGACTTCGAGGGCGAACTGCGTCTTCCCGCTCCGCCGGAGCAACTCGGCGACGGCATCGAGCATGTCGCGGGCGCTGCGCTGTCGGACAATGTTCTGACTTGGCGAGCCAAACCGGACAGCGAGTGTCAGGACCACGACGGTCAGGAGGATGTACGCCTGGGTGCGGCCGGCGACCGCCCACGACCCCAACGTGTCGAGGGGCCCTTGGTCTTGGGCGTTGCCGATCAGTGCCTCGGGGAAGACCACGCGGGAACCTGGTTCGGCCAACATGTGGACGTATCCCAGCATCACCTCCGCGTTTTGTCCTTGGCCGATGAACCTGTTGGTCGCTCCAATGGCCTCTGGAACCGTGATCTGACGGGGAAACTTCCAGTGGGCGTCGGCAAATGCAGATCGGTAGGTTGGGCCGTAGAGCGCCGATTTCTCGTACGTCAGCTTCTTGGGTGCCATACCGGCGAGGGGGGCCAACTCCACCAGAGTCATTTGCCGAGACGCAGAGTCAAACTCATTGGAAAGACCGAGGACCAGTTCCGCGCCACCCTCGCCCAGATATGTGTCGATCGCCTGCTTGGTCATGTCATCATGCGTCCCTTGGCCGAAGATGTCCTCGGCAGTGGGCATGTCGACCGACACGACAAGGTCTCCGGCGGTGAATCTGGGCCGAGGACGCTTGTCCAAGACGACCTGATAGCCGTCCCGTCGGAGGAGTTCGGCAAACGCAGCCAGGCCACTGGGATACGTGCTCTCGATCGTCGGGGACGTCCTCGGTTCCTCCTTGGCAAAGACAAGGAGGACAAAGGACAGGCCCATGAGGGCCAGCAGGGCGAGAGCGATCTTTCCGCCGGGGAACTTCTTCATGCGGCAGTCTTGGTGCGGTGGGTGACCTTGATCACCTGCTCATAGAAGGCGCGGAACCAATCGACGTCGGCCTGACCACGTGTCCTCTGTCCGTACCAAATGACGTCGAACGCGCGGGTCGCTTCGGCAAGGTCGAGCCCCTCGGGCCGCCGCGGGCTCTCTTGGTAGCGGCGGAGGTGCTCCCAGTTGGTTTCACCGCGCCGGAACCTCATGACATTGGCCTCGTCGAACCGCACCAAGCTGGCCAAATAGAGGCATCGGACGGCTTCCCGGTACTGTTTGTTGGCGGTGAGCTCTTCACTTCGCACCACCCACTCGTCTGCCGTCCGGTCTGGCTCGTCATCGTCAAGTAGCCCGCCGGCTTTGACCTTCCGGGACGACACCCAGCGGAACCTGGTCACGGCGTAGACGGCGAAGGCGAGGAGACCGCAGATGAGGACTCCCCAGACTACAGGTTGGAAATTGATCCGCCCGAACCCAGACGAAGGCAGCTCCATCCCCTTGGCGTTGCCAAAGAGCTTCTTGAGCAAGTTTTCGAACCAATCACTGATAAACCGTCCGGCTCGCTCTAGACTTTGTGACAGCCAGTTTTTCTCGTTCCGGACCCCATTGTCGTGGTATTCGGGGCTGGACAAGATCTTTCGCGATTCGGCCTGGGGATCCCGCAAGCGGCCGCTTGCGGCCTTTTCGGCATTGATGACGTTGTCGAGTTGGACGAGGGCCTCCTTGCGGCACTCCCGCCAGGAGCGATCACCGGTGTGTTCACCCATGGACTCGTGGGGTGACCAGTCACCCCCAAGCGTCTCGTTCAGTTCGTTGACAAGGCTCCGGTACCCCACCTCAGAATCGACCGCCGCCACCTTGTCCCGGAGCGTGTTCGGGCTTGCCGTGACGAGGGCGGCGAGCCAAAGGCAAGCGCTAAGAAAGAAGAATCGTGCTGCGGTCTGCATTCTTGATGTCCTCGGCCAATGTCCTGATGTCGAAAGCTTCTATCCGTACCCTACGGTCAAAGTATAAGACGGTTGTGGTGGTCGCGTAGAGAGGTACGGCGAGCCAGCAGGTGAAGAACGCCGGCAACATCTCGATCATCGTCTTCATCAGCTGTCCGCCGGTCCCCGAAAATGAGAGGCCTTGGTAGAACGGTGTGGCCGCGACCAAAGAGACGAGGATTGAAAAGCCAGCAAAGAGGGAGACGCCGACCAAGAAGATGATCAGCCAGACGATCAGCAGCGACGAACCTGCCGCACCGTGAAACGGATAGCTCT from Fimbriimonadaceae bacterium encodes the following:
- a CDS encoding DUF4129 domain-containing protein, producing the protein MQTAARFFFLSACLWLAALVTASPNTLRDKVAAVDSEVGYRSLVNELNETLGGDWSPHESMGEHTGDRSWRECRKEALVQLDNVINAEKAASGRLRDPQAESRKILSSPEYHDNGVRNEKNWLSQSLERAGRFISDWFENLLKKLFGNAKGMELPSSGFGRINFQPVVWGVLICGLLAFAVYAVTRFRWVSSRKVKAGGLLDDDEPDRTADEWVVRSEELTANKQYREAVRCLYLASLVRFDEANVMRFRRGETNWEHLRRYQESPRRPEGLDLAEATRAFDVIWYGQRTRGQADVDWFRAFYEQVIKVTHRTKTAA